One stretch of Nitrospiria bacterium DNA includes these proteins:
- the dxs gene encoding 1-deoxy-D-xylulose-5-phosphate synthase: MGFLEKVKSPDDLKKMSREDLPPLAQEIRDKIIEVVSKTGGHLSTNLGVVELTIALHYLFDTPKDQIVWDTGNQTYAHKLLTGRVDNFHTLRQFEGISGFAKREESIYDTFNAGHAATSLSAAAGFIEARDQKGENHKVVAVIGDGAMTAGMAYEGLNHAGSLKKDLIVILNDNEMSISKNVGAISSYLTKILTGKLYTRVKEEAETLLKSIPRIGEPLLKMARRAEESAKGLIVPGLFFEELGFLYVGPIDGHRFDHLIPTLENVKKLKGPVLIHVITKKGKGYEPAEKDPIFLHAAPPFDIQTGKSKKKSGLPSYTKIFSKAIVDLAKKDKRVVAITAAMAGGTGLDYFEEQIPERFYDVGIAEQHAVTFAAGLAAQGLRPVVAVYSTFLQRAYDQIVHDVCIQNLPVTLCLDRGGMVAEDGTTHHGMLDYSYLRTIPNMVVMAPKDENEMRRMLKTAIERNGPTSLRYPRGSSLGVHLDEEIETLPIGKGELLQDGEDVVLIGIGYTVAPCMEVAQRLEKRGISAAVINARFVKPLDGELLREVLGRVKNVVTVEEHGLMGGFGSAVTEFIVDEGLFDVRVKRIGIPDEFVDQGPQALLRTLYGMDPEKIEENVSRFLKDQKDQVIPGAGGKSRKGQSSGLFSMFKF; encoded by the coding sequence ATGGGATTTTTGGAAAAGGTGAAAAGTCCGGATGACCTAAAAAAAATGAGTCGCGAGGATTTGCCACCCTTAGCCCAGGAAATAAGGGATAAAATTATTGAAGTGGTATCCAAAACGGGGGGGCACCTGTCTACCAATTTAGGTGTGGTTGAATTAACCATTGCGTTGCATTACCTTTTTGATACCCCTAAAGACCAAATTGTGTGGGATACCGGAAACCAAACCTATGCCCATAAACTCCTGACCGGGCGCGTTGATAATTTTCATACACTTCGTCAGTTTGAAGGAATCAGCGGGTTCGCCAAACGGGAAGAAAGCATTTATGACACCTTTAATGCGGGACATGCCGCCACCTCTTTGTCTGCTGCCGCGGGATTTATAGAGGCAAGGGATCAAAAAGGCGAGAATCATAAAGTGGTTGCCGTGATTGGGGATGGGGCCATGACCGCCGGTATGGCTTATGAAGGCCTAAATCATGCCGGTTCTCTCAAAAAAGATTTGATTGTTATCTTAAATGATAATGAAATGTCCATTTCTAAAAACGTGGGAGCCATTTCTTCTTATCTGACCAAGATTTTGACAGGTAAACTTTATACCAGGGTGAAGGAAGAAGCAGAAACCCTCCTCAAATCAATTCCGCGGATCGGGGAACCCCTTTTAAAAATGGCCAGGCGTGCTGAGGAGTCAGCAAAGGGTTTAATTGTTCCCGGCCTGTTTTTTGAAGAACTCGGGTTTCTTTATGTGGGTCCCATCGATGGACATCGATTTGACCATCTTATTCCAACACTTGAAAATGTAAAAAAACTCAAAGGACCTGTTTTAATTCACGTGATTACGAAAAAAGGAAAAGGGTATGAGCCTGCGGAAAAGGACCCCATTTTCCTCCATGCTGCGCCTCCCTTTGACATCCAAACTGGTAAATCCAAAAAGAAATCAGGTCTTCCCAGTTATACTAAAATCTTTTCAAAAGCCATTGTTGACCTTGCGAAAAAAGATAAACGGGTTGTTGCCATTACTGCGGCAATGGCTGGGGGAACCGGGCTGGACTATTTTGAGGAACAAATACCCGAGCGGTTTTACGATGTGGGAATTGCAGAACAGCATGCCGTGACCTTTGCGGCAGGGCTGGCTGCCCAGGGGCTTCGGCCTGTGGTTGCCGTCTATTCCACCTTTCTCCAAAGAGCCTATGACCAGATTGTGCATGATGTCTGCATACAAAATTTGCCGGTGACATTGTGTTTGGATCGAGGGGGGATGGTTGCAGAAGATGGAACTACCCATCATGGTATGTTGGATTATTCTTATCTTCGAACCATTCCAAACATGGTGGTCATGGCGCCGAAAGATGAAAATGAGATGAGGAGAATGCTCAAAACAGCCATCGAGCGGAATGGCCCCACCTCTTTAAGATACCCTCGGGGTTCCTCTCTCGGGGTTCATTTAGATGAGGAAATTGAGACACTTCCCATCGGTAAAGGCGAACTGTTGCAGGATGGAGAAGATGTGGTTTTAATCGGGATCGGCTACACGGTGGCCCCCTGCATGGAGGTTGCACAGCGTTTAGAGAAGCGTGGGATTTCCGCTGCGGTCATCAACGCACGTTTTGTGAAGCCGCTGGATGGCGAGCTTTTGCGGGAAGTCCTTGGCCGTGTTAAAAATGTGGTCACCGTTGAAGAGCATGGTTTAATGGGCGGGTTTGGCAGTGCCGTAACTGAATTTATCGTGGATGAGGGTCTGTTTGATGTCCGCGTGAAACGGATCGGTATCCCTGACGAGTTTGTGGACCAGGGTCCTCAAGCTTTGCTTCGAACTCTCTATGGCATGGATCCGGAAAAGATTGAAGAGAA